The nucleotide window AGTCGTCGACCGCCGCCCCTTGCCCTCGGGTGAGAGCAACTTTGTTCGCAAGGTGATGAACTCTGGCTCCACTGTCAGGGCGTGCGTGACATTCTTCCGGATGCTGCAGCCCCCTGCTTCAATGGTCAAGAAAGCTCAGGCGGCCGGGGCAAAGGGGGAGTTGATACCCATGGAGGAGATCACCAAATCCAAAGCGATGCTGCAGGGGGGTGGGGCGCAGGACGGGGAGGATATGAAGAACCCGTTTTTGCTGTTTAGTGCGCTGGTGGATTTAGGGGAGGATCTTTGTGGTTATGCGGGGACGATGCATGGGGGCTTGTTTGCGGTGCTGATGGACGAGGTTATGGGGACGGCGGCCAATTTTCAGAGTGGTAAGTTTTCTGAgtttttttccccttttgCTATATCATTCCAGCTGCTCCgcggttgagggaggggttgggattCTTGGGGCAGGATGCTGACGAGACTGTGTTAACAGAGCACGGCGCGTATACTGTCCagttcaacaccaaccttcaGAAGGCGATCAAGTTGCCCATGGTGGTTGTTAtcagggggagggtggtcaAGAAGGCTGGACGAAAGATCATGGTTAGGGGGTGTATTGAGGATCAGAATGGTTAGTTGTTGAGATTGGTTGCTGTATCCCTATTTGATCATAGAGTATGGCTAACGCAATATTGAACAGGCAATATCATGGCTGAGGGCGATGGTCTCTGGATCCAGATGGATAAGAACGTGGGCAGGAGTCAGTTGTAGATGTTGCTCTTGGCAAGTTGTTGTAGGCAatagaggaggaaggtgatgtAATAATCTGAAACTTGACCCGGACTTTCTCCTCGAAGACCAACAGTTGGAAGCTCTTTCCAACGGCCAATGATGACGTGAGGTGAGAATGGCAAACCTGAGAGACCGGTGCTGGAAGGCGTATCTCACCATTGGAGGtcaaactttttttttgttttattttttcttttttttacaCGAGAGGGCAGATTTTCAGAActcaaccaaccaaacaTTTCTAGCATCAACTCGCCTCTTCTGCATGCACTTGCTTGAACATTATTTCGTTCT belongs to Podospora bellae-mahoneyi strain CBS 112042 chromosome 6, whole genome shotgun sequence and includes:
- a CDS encoding hypothetical protein (COG:E; EggNog:ENOG503PUNN); protein product: MASTQNQNQGQDRPIVKAHSAPENHNQHVKDPLAHFNAIPPFAKMLSDPALLSTQVVDRRPLPSGESNFVRKVMNSGSTVRACVTFFRMLQPPASMVKKAQAAGAKGELIPMEEITKSKAMLQGGGAQDGEDMKNPFLLFSALVDLGEDLCGYAGTMHGGLFAVLMDEVMGTAANFQSEHGAYTVQFNTNLQKAIKLPMVVVIRGRVVKKAGRKIMVRGCIEDQNGNIMAEGDGLWIQMDKNVGRSQL